A stretch of DNA from Candidatus Zixiibacteriota bacterium:
GTCGCCCTGCAGCCCGGCATGGTCAAAGCCCTCGAGGATACCCTCAAACGCAAAATCAACCTCCCCCCGCAACCCCATATGGTCGGCGCCCTCGGCGCCGCCCTGCTCGGCATCAACCGCCTAAAAAAAAGACGGGAAGAAACGTCCCAGGTCGCGGCTGCGGCCGAGCCGGCGCGCGCGCTGGCGGCATCGCGTTGAGAAGGCGAGTTCACCCATGAGCGCGGAAAAGCAGGTGTTGCTCTCGGCCAGCCGATACAAGGAGTTCGTCGTCGACGGGCAGCTCGTCGCCATGCGCGACAAGCGGGACCGCGCCCCGGCCCGGGCCCCGGCGGCCGACGAGGCGGCGCGCGCCCGGCGGCTGCCCCGCGCCGAGATCCTGACCATCGAAGAGGTGGCGGCGCAGCCGATCGAGGGACTCGATACGACCGCGCTTCTCAAGGAGATGGCGAACGTGGGCCCCGAAGCGCGCCTTCTGCTCTATCGGGTCGAAGGGAGCGTGACGCGTCACGAGGTCTTCGAAGACCCGCGCATCTGTCACGACCTCCACCGGGGAGCGGTGATCGAAAATCTTGCCGAAAAGCCGAAAGACGTGAGCGGATGGCGCACTCATGAGTTTTCCATCGACATCAAGGGCTGTCTCGGCGAGGAATGCGGGCGATGCGCCGTCATGTGCCCGGAGAACGCCATTCACCTCGTCGGGAAAGGGAAAGGGAGCTTCCACGAGATCGATCCGCTCGCGTGCAAGGGCTGCTTCATTTGCTGGGTCGAATGCTTTCGCACCGCGGCGGATTGCATCCTGGTGGACGGCAAGACTTTCGACCCCGCGATGCGGGTGAAGCATTTCGGAGAGTGAATCGGGGAGGTTCGACGCAGTGGCAACGGTGCTGTCAGGAAACGCAGCGGCGGCCTGGGGATTCAGGCTCTCCCGAGTCCTGTGCTATCCCTACTATCCCATCACTCCTTCCACCGCCTGCTCGCAGCAGATCTCCCGTTGGGTCTATGACGGGGTGATGGAAGCGGTGACGATCAACGCCGAGTCGGAGCACAGCGCCGCCAGCCAGATCATCGCGGCGGGCAAGAGCGTCAGAGCCGGCACCGCCACGTCTTCGAAGGGCCTCCTCTACATGATCGAGGTGCTGGAGAACGCCGCCGGCGGCGGCATCCCGTGCGGTCTGTTCATCGGCAACCGCGCGACCGGCGCCCCCATCAACATCTGGGCGGACAACTCGGACGCCTACGCCATGCGGGACAGCGGCGCCATCCAGATCTTCGCCGCCGACGCCCAGGAGGCGCTCGACGGCATCGTTCAGGGGTACCGTATCGCCGAAGACCCTCGGGTGCGGCTTCCTTTCGCCGTGAACCTCAGAGGATTTACCGGGACGCACGCCTACGAGGGAGTCGAGATTCCCTCGCAGGAGTCGGTGGACCGCTATCTTCCGCCGTTCGCTCCGCTCTATCCGCTGTTCGACGCCGACCGTCCGGTCACCTACGGCGCGATGCTCTCGGCTCATCCCTATCGCAGGCACAAACGAAACCAGATGGCCGCGCTCGCCCGCGCGATCGACGTGGCCGCGGCCGCGGGAAGGCAGTTCGGCGAGGTCTTCAACCGGCCCTACGGCCTCTTCGACTGGATCGGCGACGAAAAGGCCGAGCTGGTGGTCGCCGTTCTCGGCGAATCCTCGTGCGCCGGCGAGGTCGTCGCCAGACACCTCCAGGGCAAAGAGGGCATTCCAGGGGTGGCGCTTCTCAAGATCCGGCTGTTCTCGCCTTTTCCCGGAAAGTGGATCGCCGACGCCCTGGCGCGCGCGGGAACGAAGGCGGTGGTGGTGCTGGACGAAGGATTGAACCACGGCGCCGTTTTTCCGCCCCTGGCGCAGCGGGTGGCGACGACGGTCCACCTGCACCTGGGAAGCAGTGCTCCCAGGGTCGCCAGCGTCATCGGCGGCCTGGGGGGAAGCGAGATTACCCAGGAACATTTTCAGCTCATGTTCAATCTGGCGGACAACATCGCAGCCGGAAAGCCTTACCGCACCGAGCCCTACTGGCTCGACATCGACGAAGACCCGATCTTCGTCGAGACCCAGGACCGAGTGAATCCGAAGCTCTGGAAGAAGTGGGGCGAGATCTGGAAGCAGCAGAAGCGCAAGGCCGGGTATTTTGCGCCGGTTTTGTCCGACAGCCACGAGATCCGCATTTACAGCCGGGCCGGTCAGGGAGCGATCACCTCCGCGGTCGGCTTCACCGGCGCCGGAATCGAGCACGGCTACCAGCTTCTCACCGTTCCCGCGTTCGGCTCCGAGCGCCGAGGGGCGATCATCACGACGGACACGTTGGTGAACTTCCGCAAAGAGCAGAGGGTCCGCTCCTTCAGCCGGCGATGGGACGTCGTGACGCTCTACGACGACACGATACTCCACTCGCCCGAGCACCGGGTGCTTGACGGCCTGAAGAAAGGAGGGACGCTTCTCGTCAACACCTCGCGCCTCGGGATCAGGAAGATTCGCGAGATCCTGAAAGCGGGCGAATCCGACGTCCGGGTGCTGACCGTTCCAGCGAGCGAGATCTCGCAACGCCTGGGGCTGAGCCACTGCAACATGGCGATGCTCGGGGCGCTCCACAAAGCTTACGACAGGGTGCCGTTCGACGCGGCCCTTCGATACTACGAGCGCCACGTTCCCAGGCCGCGCGAGGCGAGCCTCGAGGCGATTCGCCTGGGCTTTGCGGAGACTTCGGATCGCGAGATCAGGAAAACGGGCAAGGAGCGGCGAGGTCTCTCCGTTCCCCCGGAGTTCCTCGAGTGGCGGCCGGCGATGCACCTCCAGGAGAGCTGGCCGTCCCCTCTGGAGGAGATCCGGTCCTGACCGGGAGGCATGATGCATAGAGTGCTGTTCAACCGCGCGATCGGTCCCAATCCTCACAGCTTTCTCCTTCCCGAACCGGTGCGCGACGTCGGCGACTACGGCGCGATCCCGACCTCGGGGCTGACCTCGGGCCATCAGGGGTGCATCGGCTGCGGCATGGTCACGGGAACGAACCAGCTGTTGCGCGCAATGAAGCTTACCGGCAGGCACGTGGTCGCCAGCATCGGAACCGGCTGCAACGAGGTCATCACCACGCAAAACACCTCCTGCTGGGGCGCCGTCTCGGTCGATCACAACAATTTTCCCAACACCGGAGCGACGCTGAGCGGCAACATTGCGGCGCTCAGAGCGCTCGCCCGCACGGGCGTCCTCCGCGAGCAGGATTTCGTCAACGTCGGCATCGCCGGCGACGGCGGCACCTACGACATCGGGTTACAGGCCTTTCTGGCATGGATCGCGCGCGGGGAAAACGGCGTCTACGTCTGCCTGAACAACCAGGCCTACATGAACACCGGGGTCCAGGGATCGGGGGCGACGCCGTTCGGCGCGACGACGTCGACGACGCCGTTCGGCAAAGCGATTCGCGGCAACCAGCGCCGGCCGCAATATCTTCTCGACCTGGCGATCGCCGCAGGCGCCGCCTACGCGGCGTCGGCCTGTCCGCTCTTTCACCGTGATTTGATGATCAAGGCGCAGAAGGCCGCCGCGATCGAAGGTCCGTGCGTGCTCGAGATCTATTCGGTCTGCCCCGAGGGCTGGAAGAGCGATACCGACGTGTTTCACGAGATCACCGAGTTGGCGCTGGAGACCCGTTCCTGGGTCCTCTACGAGGCCGAGCGCCAGCGCGGCGACAACACGGTGCTCTTCACTCTCAACTATGTCCCGAAAAGATTTCTTCCGGTTTCCGAGTACCTGAAGCTCCAGGAACGGTTCGCCGGGATGAGCGCCTTTCCGGACATGGTTCGGGAAGCGCAGGCGATCATCGACGCCCGCTGGGCTTTCTGGGAGCCCGTGCTCGAGGCCAACGGCATCCGCTGGAAGGAAAGCGCCCATGCATCCTGATTTGACTCTGAGGATCGCCGGAGAATCCGGCGAAGGGGTGATCACCATCGGCGAGACCCTCTGCAAGATCGCCGCCCGCGAAGGGCTCCACCTCGTCACGTTCCGCACCTTTCCCGCCGAGATCAAGGGCGGCCCCTGCATGATGCAGCTCCGGCTGAGCGAGAAAGCCCTGTCGTGCCACGGCGAACGTCTCGACCTGCTCGTCTGCCTCAACCAGCAGGCGCTCGACGACAACCTCGAGGATCTCGGAGAGGACGGAGCGCTCGTGTGTGAAGCGGAATGCGAGCTGCCGGACGAGGGCGCGCCGCGAACCGTCTACAGGATCCCGTTCGAGCGGATCGCGGTGCGCGAGATCGGCAGC
This window harbors:
- a CDS encoding 2-oxoacid:acceptor oxidoreductase family protein, which translates into the protein MATVLSGNAAAAWGFRLSRVLCYPYYPITPSTACSQQISRWVYDGVMEAVTINAESEHSAASQIIAAGKSVRAGTATSSKGLLYMIEVLENAAGGGIPCGLFIGNRATGAPINIWADNSDAYAMRDSGAIQIFAADAQEALDGIVQGYRIAEDPRVRLPFAVNLRGFTGTHAYEGVEIPSQESVDRYLPPFAPLYPLFDADRPVTYGAMLSAHPYRRHKRNQMAALARAIDVAAAAGRQFGEVFNRPYGLFDWIGDEKAELVVAVLGESSCAGEVVARHLQGKEGIPGVALLKIRLFSPFPGKWIADALARAGTKAVVVLDEGLNHGAVFPPLAQRVATTVHLHLGSSAPRVASVIGGLGGSEITQEHFQLMFNLADNIAAGKPYRTEPYWLDIDEDPIFVETQDRVNPKLWKKWGEIWKQQKRKAGYFAPVLSDSHEIRIYSRAGQGAITSAVGFTGAGIEHGYQLLTVPAFGSERRGAIITTDTLVNFRKEQRVRSFSRRWDVVTLYDDTILHSPEHRVLDGLKKGGTLLVNTSRLGIRKIREILKAGESDVRVLTVPASEISQRLGLSHCNMAMLGALHKAYDRVPFDAALRYYERHVPRPREASLEAIRLGFAETSDREIRKTGKERRGLSVPPEFLEWRPAMHLQESWPSPLEEIRS
- a CDS encoding thiamine pyrophosphate-dependent enzyme, with protein sequence MMHRVLFNRAIGPNPHSFLLPEPVRDVGDYGAIPTSGLTSGHQGCIGCGMVTGTNQLLRAMKLTGRHVVASIGTGCNEVITTQNTSCWGAVSVDHNNFPNTGATLSGNIAALRALARTGVLREQDFVNVGIAGDGGTYDIGLQAFLAWIARGENGVYVCLNNQAYMNTGVQGSGATPFGATTSTTPFGKAIRGNQRRPQYLLDLAIAAGAAYAASACPLFHRDLMIKAQKAAAIEGPCVLEIYSVCPEGWKSDTDVFHEITELALETRSWVLYEAERQRGDNTVLFTLNYVPKRFLPVSEYLKLQERFAGMSAFPDMVREAQAIIDARWAFWEPVLEANGIRWKESAHAS